One part of the Bacillus sp. FJAT-27916 genome encodes these proteins:
- a CDS encoding histidine phosphatase family protein, with the protein MEMKHVYLMRHCQTKGQDASCRLTEKGSAQAIELAHFFKGIRIERIISSPYQRALESCRPIAQDKQMIVEEDIRLAERVLSNVDLPNWQQLLEESFQDLEKKLEGGESGAEAAARGLEVLEEAISGPCDHIAIMTHGNLLTLMLQQLNPTYGFLEWKRMTNPDVFHLMIDNGQCQIERIWDK; encoded by the coding sequence ATGGAAATGAAGCATGTGTATTTAATGAGGCATTGTCAGACAAAAGGGCAGGATGCCTCATGCAGGCTGACGGAGAAAGGAAGCGCTCAGGCTATTGAGCTCGCGCATTTCTTTAAGGGGATTCGAATTGAACGGATAATTTCTAGTCCATACCAGCGGGCACTGGAATCATGCCGACCAATTGCACAGGACAAACAAATGATTGTAGAAGAGGACATACGCTTGGCAGAGCGGGTGCTTTCAAATGTAGATTTACCTAATTGGCAGCAGTTGCTGGAGGAATCCTTTCAGGATCTGGAGAAAAAGCTTGAAGGAGGGGAATCCGGAGCAGAGGCAGCAGCTAGAGGGCTTGAGGTGCTTGAAGAGGCTATTAGCGGTCCATGTGATCATATCGCGATAATGACACACGGGAATCTGCTGACTTTAATGCTTCAGCAATTGAATCCAACATACGGCTTTTTGGAATGGAAGAGGATGACTAACCCAGATGTCTTTCATCTCATGATTGATAATGGGCAATGTCAGATTGAACGAATATGGGATAAGTAA
- the pdhA gene encoding pyruvate dehydrogenase (acetyl-transferring) E1 component subunit alpha, protein MSMEFPIYQMIDEDGQLVREEDKERLTDELIREFYYHMVRIRTFDRKAISLQRQGRLGTYAPFEGQEASQAGSALALGEEDWVFPTYRDHGATLTYGANMARTFLYWNGRVEGCVPEEGKRIFPPAVPIATQLPHAAGAALAEKRKGTKNAAIAYFGDGATSEGDFHEGMNMASVFQVPAVFFNQNNGFAISVPIEKQMNSATVAQKSVAYGIPGVRVDGNDIAAVYFETKKALERARNDGGPTLIEAVTWRYGAHTTADDPTKYRNQSISDEIRETRDPLMRLERYMKNAGLWDEEWTSRVQREIKDEVEQAIREVESYPKPKVEDLFDHVFETPTWTIAKQKEDYFRLLGGENEWR, encoded by the coding sequence ATGAGCATGGAGTTTCCAATCTATCAAATGATTGATGAAGACGGGCAGCTTGTGAGGGAAGAGGATAAGGAAAGACTGACAGATGAGTTAATTCGAGAGTTCTATTATCATATGGTTCGCATTAGAACCTTTGACCGTAAGGCAATTAGTCTGCAGCGTCAAGGGAGGCTGGGTACATATGCGCCCTTTGAGGGACAAGAGGCATCGCAGGCAGGGAGTGCCCTTGCTCTTGGAGAGGAGGATTGGGTATTCCCAACCTATCGCGATCATGGGGCAACCTTAACCTATGGCGCCAATATGGCCCGTACCTTTCTCTATTGGAATGGACGGGTGGAAGGCTGTGTTCCAGAGGAAGGGAAGAGAATCTTTCCTCCAGCAGTACCAATTGCCACGCAGCTTCCCCATGCTGCCGGTGCGGCGCTCGCGGAGAAGCGAAAAGGAACGAAAAATGCAGCGATTGCCTATTTTGGGGATGGGGCGACTTCTGAGGGAGATTTTCATGAAGGAATGAACATGGCAAGTGTCTTTCAAGTTCCGGCAGTCTTTTTTAACCAAAATAATGGGTTTGCTATTTCTGTCCCGATTGAGAAGCAAATGAACTCCGCGACTGTGGCCCAAAAGTCCGTTGCCTATGGCATACCAGGAGTACGGGTGGACGGCAATGATATAGCGGCTGTTTACTTTGAGACGAAGAAGGCATTGGAGCGGGCACGGAATGACGGGGGACCGACATTGATTGAAGCCGTTACATGGAGATACGGAGCCCATACAACGGCAGACGACCCGACAAAATATCGGAATCAGTCCATCAGTGATGAAATAAGAGAAACGCGCGACCCGCTCATGCGACTGGAGAGATACATGAAAAATGCCGGTCTATGGGATGAAGAATGGACCAGCCGGGTGCAAAGGGAGATTAAAGATGAGGTAGAACAGGCGATACGCGAGGTCGAGAGTTATCCGAAGCCGAAGGTAGAGGATTTATTCGACCATGTCTTTGAAACACCGACCTGGACAATTGCTAAACAAAAAGAAGACTATTTCCGCTTGTTAGGAGGAGAAAACGAATGGCGATAA
- a CDS encoding Leu/Phe/Val dehydrogenase has product MSTINQSIQWNEQLLESMQDHEQVMFCQDPSTGLKAIIAIHNTALGPALGGCRMQPYKGMADALLDALRLSKGMTYKCAAADVDFGGGKAVLIGDPLKDKTPAMFRAFGRFVDSLNGRFYTGTDMGTNMEDFVHASRETSCITGIPEAYGGGGDSSIPTATGVIYGLQATNKARFGMEELEGRTYAIQGLGKVGMKVAEQLLAAGADLYVTDINEAAIEQVKEAARRYNGVVRPVGSKEIYAAEADVFVPCAGGGIINDDTIDVMKVKAIAGSANNQLLTDRHGEALKQKGILYAPDYMINCGGLIQVADELYGFNKERVLTKTKTIYHSLLEVYEQAELDHVTTAEAANRLCEKRIEERKRLNHFFTRSTPPKWDVRI; this is encoded by the coding sequence ATGAGTACGATCAACCAATCAATACAATGGAATGAACAATTGTTAGAAAGCATGCAGGACCATGAACAGGTTATGTTCTGTCAAGATCCATCCACTGGGCTTAAAGCGATTATCGCTATTCACAACACGGCACTCGGTCCGGCACTTGGGGGATGCCGGATGCAGCCCTACAAAGGGATGGCAGATGCTCTTTTGGATGCCCTGCGTCTATCCAAAGGAATGACCTATAAATGTGCGGCAGCAGATGTGGATTTCGGAGGCGGGAAGGCGGTCCTGATTGGTGATCCGCTTAAGGATAAAACACCAGCCATGTTTCGGGCTTTTGGACGATTTGTGGATTCCTTAAATGGTCGATTCTATACGGGAACAGATATGGGGACCAATATGGAGGATTTTGTTCATGCCTCGAGGGAAACGAGCTGTATTACAGGAATTCCGGAAGCCTATGGCGGCGGAGGTGATTCTTCCATACCAACCGCAACTGGCGTGATCTATGGATTACAGGCGACCAATAAGGCAAGATTCGGCATGGAAGAGCTTGAAGGCAGAACTTATGCCATTCAAGGACTCGGGAAGGTCGGCATGAAGGTGGCTGAACAGCTTCTTGCTGCAGGGGCGGACTTGTATGTAACAGATATTAATGAAGCTGCCATTGAACAGGTGAAAGAAGCTGCCAGACGTTATAACGGAGTGGTCAGACCGGTTGGGAGTAAGGAGATTTACGCTGCAGAGGCTGATGTATTTGTTCCTTGTGCAGGGGGAGGAATCATCAATGATGACACGATTGATGTCATGAAGGTGAAGGCGATTGCCGGTTCCGCCAATAACCAGCTCTTAACCGACAGGCATGGAGAAGCATTAAAGCAAAAGGGGATCCTTTACGCACCGGACTATATGATCAATTGCGGAGGCCTTATTCAGGTGGCAGATGAATTATATGGCTTCAATAAGGAGCGGGTATTGACCAAAACAAAAACAATCTATCATTCCTTATTGGAAGTTTACGAGCAGGCAGAGCTGGATCATGTGACCACTGCTGAGGCGGCAAACCGTTTATGTGAAAAGAGGATTGAGGAGCGGAAAAGGCTCAATCATTTCTTTACACGCAGTACACCGCCGAAGTGGGATGTTCGCATATGA
- a CDS encoding acylphosphatase, whose protein sequence is MKQYHLIVSGFVQGVGFRYYTERLAFSYKIKGWVRNLPDGTVEIVAQGHEEPLYAFIEEIKKGPGFSRVIDVQMVEQTPDIFSSFEIR, encoded by the coding sequence ATGAAGCAATATCATCTAATTGTATCCGGCTTCGTACAAGGGGTTGGTTTTCGTTATTATACTGAACGGCTCGCATTTTCCTATAAAATAAAAGGCTGGGTTCGAAATTTACCCGATGGGACCGTTGAAATTGTAGCGCAAGGGCACGAAGAACCTTTATATGCATTCATAGAAGAGATTAAAAAAGGTCCTGGATTCAGCCGAGTGATTGATGTGCAAATGGTAGAACAGACACCAGATATTTTCTCGTCGTTTGAAATTAGGTAA
- a CDS encoding LCP family glycopolymer transferase yields the protein MRKKKRKRKKNWKRIIGVLLLLMIMAGCTYGVSFYQSMTGAVDSMYKETETTEMREEEISLEELEPFSVLLLGVDERQGDKGRSDSIMVLAVNPEKESVEMVSIPRDTRTEIAGKGITTKINHAYAYGGVETATDTVEQFLDIPIDYFVQINMESFKGIVDALGGITVMNYEEFTHAGTHFAEGEILLNGKEALAFSRMRYEDVRGDFGRQTRQREVLEAIIEKGASFSTLTKYQDIFDTLGDHIKTNLTFDQMMDIQKNYRSAAQSIEQIEMESTSEKLYDEGYGKELYFEIITDEERLKVQQHLKEQLELQ from the coding sequence ATGAGGAAGAAAAAAAGGAAGAGGAAGAAGAACTGGAAGAGAATCATTGGGGTGCTGTTGCTTCTGATGATTATGGCAGGCTGCACATATGGTGTGTCATTCTATCAATCTATGACTGGGGCAGTAGACTCCATGTATAAAGAAACAGAAACGACAGAGATGCGGGAAGAGGAGATATCCCTTGAAGAGCTTGAGCCTTTCTCCGTCTTACTCTTGGGTGTTGATGAGAGGCAGGGAGATAAAGGCCGCTCAGACAGCATTATGGTGCTGGCTGTCAATCCAGAAAAGGAATCCGTTGAAATGGTCAGTATCCCGAGAGATACCCGGACAGAAATTGCCGGTAAGGGAATAACAACGAAGATCAACCATGCCTATGCTTACGGTGGTGTAGAGACAGCAACGGATACCGTTGAACAATTTCTCGATATCCCAATTGATTACTTTGTTCAGATTAATATGGAAAGCTTCAAGGGAATCGTGGATGCCTTAGGAGGCATCACCGTAATGAACTATGAGGAATTCACACATGCAGGAACTCATTTTGCAGAAGGAGAAATTCTCTTAAACGGCAAGGAGGCATTGGCCTTCTCAAGAATGAGATATGAGGATGTACGCGGTGATTTTGGCCGGCAAACAAGACAGAGGGAAGTTCTTGAAGCCATCATTGAAAAAGGGGCAAGTTTCTCAACGCTGACGAAATACCAAGATATATTTGACACCCTCGGAGATCATATAAAAACCAATTTGACCTTTGACCAAATGATGGATATTCAGAAAAATTACCGCTCCGCTGCCCAATCCATTGAACAAATTGAGATGGAAAGTACCAGTGAAAAGCTATATGATGAAGGGTATGGAAAAGAGTTGTACTTTGAGATCATCACCGATGAAGAGCGTTTAAAGGTTCAACAGCATCTCAAGGAACAATTAGAATTGCAGTAA
- a CDS encoding DUF402 domain-containing protein, with the protein MLKRKYGDRSDWKRITQRKFAQVFLETNEYTGYITLLQLTELTSPLIVQYEKKSVCIADKEYTWLQQFPKDARHSVTTMFDAEGRIVQWYIDICLGNGCDDGRPWMDDLYIDLILFPSGEIFVKDTDELEAAYKSRIIHKELYDLAWKEAGRVKSLLCTGNFPLVDLASEHRNLLIGLLE; encoded by the coding sequence ATGTTAAAGAGAAAATATGGAGACCGGTCAGATTGGAAACGGATTACACAAAGAAAATTTGCCCAAGTCTTCCTCGAAACAAATGAATATACCGGATACATTACCTTACTTCAACTAACTGAGCTCACCTCCCCCCTCATCGTCCAATACGAAAAAAAGTCCGTATGCATTGCAGATAAAGAGTATACGTGGCTTCAGCAATTTCCAAAAGACGCCCGCCATAGCGTAACGACCATGTTTGATGCAGAAGGAAGGATTGTACAATGGTATATTGACATTTGCCTCGGCAATGGCTGTGATGACGGCAGACCATGGATGGATGACTTGTATATCGATCTCATTCTCTTCCCATCTGGGGAGATTTTCGTAAAGGATACGGATGAACTGGAAGCTGCCTATAAGAGCAGAATCATTCATAAAGAGCTGTATGATCTTGCTTGGAAGGAAGCAGGCAGGGTGAAAAGCTTGCTTTGTACAGGGAATTTTCCTTTAGTGGATTTAGCCTCGGAGCATCGAAATCTGCTGATTGGACTTCTTGAATAA
- a CDS encoding DUF3626 domain-containing protein codes for MPLSNSQKSALAYIETEAKKHKHEARSSIHHILKMSNVSTDTFEKTFDAIKANARIALHFHPDRLVSSFNSVVQSLFIQGEYKSQFETLISAGSVSAFPGGERDLWERRLFGGAYHGEDAAMKDRPKYGALNLMLPSDGPAPRFGSCYFLLYPSVSHRSTFTYLDSHLELKEKGTFQEFDLILAALLEDSFSREFALGEAQIRPPKLFNHLLTNLSDPQKYLYEQKIHRNLDHYIEAQIHGPISLRNDVEILVADTSFRGTDIGGIMEQLCSKYSIKLHWRRGFHLTVQEVPSDFRGVKMPVLAKRIAETNDINARIIGSAMKVMYSQPDQWSDYGTMKEITQDIKLLWHVLVRYGSC; via the coding sequence ATGCCATTATCAAATTCACAAAAATCAGCTCTAGCGTATATTGAAACTGAGGCAAAAAAACATAAGCATGAGGCGAGATCAAGCATTCATCATATTTTAAAGATGTCAAACGTCTCAACAGATACATTCGAAAAAACGTTTGATGCTATTAAGGCAAACGCCAGAATTGCCTTGCATTTTCATCCAGACCGGCTCGTTTCCAGCTTTAACAGCGTTGTCCAATCATTATTCATACAAGGAGAGTATAAAAGCCAATTCGAAACGCTTATCTCAGCCGGAAGTGTTTCTGCCTTTCCAGGCGGCGAACGGGACCTTTGGGAGAGAAGGTTATTTGGAGGGGCCTACCATGGTGAAGACGCAGCCATGAAAGACCGCCCTAAATACGGGGCGCTGAATTTGATGCTTCCTTCAGATGGACCTGCTCCCCGCTTTGGTTCATGCTATTTCCTCCTTTATCCATCAGTCTCTCATCGTTCTACTTTTACCTATTTAGATTCCCATCTGGAATTAAAGGAAAAGGGAACATTTCAGGAATTTGATTTAATACTCGCAGCACTTCTGGAGGATTCATTTTCAAGAGAATTTGCATTAGGAGAAGCTCAAATTCGCCCTCCTAAGCTATTCAATCATTTATTAACGAATCTTTCAGACCCTCAAAAATATCTCTATGAACAAAAAATCCATCGTAATCTTGACCACTACATAGAAGCCCAAATCCATGGGCCCATCTCACTTAGAAATGACGTTGAAATACTCGTTGCAGACACCTCATTTAGAGGAACGGATATTGGGGGAATTATGGAGCAGCTATGCTCAAAGTATTCCATCAAACTACATTGGCGAAGGGGCTTTCACCTTACAGTGCAGGAAGTACCTTCTGATTTTAGAGGTGTAAAAATGCCTGTTCTCGCAAAACGTATTGCCGAAACCAACGATATAAATGCACGGATAATTGGCTCTGCCATGAAAGTTATGTACTCACAGCCTGATCAATGGTCTGACTACGGAACCATGAAGGAAATCACGCAGGATATTAAGCTATTATGGCATGTCCTTGTGAGATATGGCTCATGCTAG
- a CDS encoding Lrp/AsnC family transcriptional regulator, giving the protein MDQLDVRLLAILQKDGRITISDLSKQLALSRPSVTERLNRLREKGVIEGFSARVCPRSVGRHIIVFIQLSDFKTASYAEFEKKILDDPDIIEIHRLTGPVSYLLKAAVPGMEQLNQVIERLNPYGNVNTSIVLSSPLSFSPVEPVQEEINS; this is encoded by the coding sequence ATGGATCAATTAGATGTTCGCCTTCTCGCTATTCTTCAAAAGGACGGGCGCATAACAATAAGTGATTTATCCAAGCAGCTAGCCTTAAGCAGACCAAGTGTGACCGAACGATTGAACCGACTTCGGGAAAAGGGAGTCATCGAGGGGTTCAGTGCGAGGGTTTGTCCCCGTTCTGTCGGCAGACATATTATCGTCTTTATCCAATTAAGCGACTTCAAGACGGCCTCCTATGCTGAATTCGAAAAGAAAATCTTAGATGATCCCGACATCATTGAAATCCACCGCTTAACTGGGCCTGTCAGTTACTTATTGAAAGCGGCTGTACCTGGAATGGAACAGCTCAACCAAGTCATTGAAAGACTGAATCCTTATGGGAATGTCAATACCTCCATTGTGCTGTCTTCTCCCTTGTCCTTCAGCCCGGTTGAACCTGTTCAAGAGGAGATAAACTCATGA
- a CDS encoding thioesterase family protein produces the protein MKEGLQIGAMAEVTAKVSEEMFAQFEGQIVHRAYSTVAMVYHMEWASRKIILPYLESHEEGVGGAVTVKHIAPTGEGTNVHVTAVVTDITDHCVLTSVEVHNETGLIGVGEVKQGIVMKESMERRLKKSMSHQE, from the coding sequence ATGAAAGAAGGCTTGCAGATTGGAGCAATGGCTGAAGTGACGGCCAAGGTGAGTGAAGAGATGTTTGCTCAATTCGAAGGACAGATTGTTCATCGTGCCTATTCGACGGTTGCGATGGTTTATCACATGGAATGGGCTTCACGAAAAATTATATTGCCCTATCTGGAATCACATGAAGAGGGAGTTGGCGGAGCAGTGACAGTGAAGCATATCGCGCCTACAGGGGAGGGAACGAATGTTCATGTCACAGCTGTCGTAACAGACATCACCGATCATTGCGTTTTGACAAGTGTAGAGGTCCATAATGAAACAGGATTAATAGGCGTAGGGGAAGTGAAGCAAGGAATTGTTATGAAAGAGTCAATGGAACGGCGTCTAAAGAAATCAATGAGCCATCAAGAATAG
- a CDS encoding amidase — protein sequence MNLAEFSRYDGIGLAELVKKGQMSAKELLEDVSKMTDDINPELNAIVHTRFEQALTEAGKMDFNKPFAGVPIFLKDLSQSIAGERATAGTKLLKDRVANIDSHYVRKIREAGFLIAGQTSTPEFGLKNITEPALYGPSRNPWNPAYSPGGSSGGASAAVAAGIVPIAGASDGGGSIRIPASFTGLVGLKPTRGRTPVGPGVGRQWHGAAVDFVLTKTVRDSAAMLDVLQVLQPEAAFNVPLYQGSYLEDLNNGKRKFRIAFSVKSPVGTPVSADAVKAVHKTVKWLEEQGHHVEEKEPEIDGIRLMENYYIMNCGEMAADIQSIEESIGRKVTNEDIEMVSWVLKTAGEQVSAIQFTRSIAEWDTAAAQMAHFNQTFDLYITPATASTAPRIGELTHSKKEEEELLQIEEASPSEQLRMVYDMFLPSLTYTPFTQWANIIGQPAISLPVHMGDNGLPIGVQIMAPKGREDWLLGLAAQMEESPIWVGLKGM from the coding sequence ATGAATTTAGCTGAGTTTTCCCGCTATGACGGGATAGGTTTGGCTGAGCTGGTGAAAAAGGGTCAGATGAGTGCGAAGGAATTATTGGAGGATGTCAGTAAAATGACGGATGACATCAATCCAGAACTGAATGCGATTGTGCACACACGATTTGAACAGGCATTAACCGAAGCAGGAAAAATGGATTTCAACAAACCATTTGCAGGTGTTCCGATTTTCTTGAAAGATCTTTCCCAGTCTATCGCGGGGGAGAGGGCTACAGCTGGGACGAAGCTATTGAAGGACCGGGTAGCCAACATTGACTCCCATTATGTGAGAAAAATCCGAGAAGCCGGCTTTCTTATTGCCGGGCAGACGAGCACGCCTGAATTCGGGCTGAAAAATATTACAGAGCCGGCTCTTTACGGGCCTTCACGGAATCCTTGGAATCCAGCGTATTCACCAGGCGGTTCGAGCGGTGGTGCTTCGGCAGCCGTTGCAGCTGGAATTGTCCCAATCGCCGGAGCAAGTGACGGAGGAGGTTCCATTCGTATACCTGCCTCCTTCACCGGGCTTGTCGGGTTAAAACCGACAAGAGGCAGAACACCGGTTGGACCAGGTGTAGGAAGGCAATGGCATGGTGCTGCTGTGGACTTTGTCCTCACGAAAACAGTCAGAGACAGCGCGGCCATGCTTGATGTCCTGCAGGTACTGCAGCCAGAAGCCGCTTTCAACGTGCCGCTTTATCAAGGAAGCTACTTAGAAGATTTGAACAATGGTAAGCGGAAATTTCGAATTGCCTTTTCAGTGAAATCTCCAGTCGGTACTCCGGTTTCAGCTGATGCTGTGAAGGCTGTACATAAAACCGTTAAATGGCTCGAAGAACAAGGCCATCATGTGGAAGAAAAGGAGCCTGAAATCGATGGAATCAGGCTCATGGAGAATTACTATATCATGAACTGCGGTGAAATGGCCGCTGACATCCAATCCATCGAGGAATCCATTGGCCGTAAAGTAACAAATGAAGATATTGAAATGGTCTCCTGGGTTCTGAAGACAGCTGGAGAACAGGTATCAGCCATCCAGTTCACCAGAAGCATTGCTGAATGGGATACGGCAGCGGCCCAGATGGCTCACTTCAACCAAACCTTTGATTTATACATCACGCCAGCTACTGCCAGCACCGCTCCTCGGATAGGTGAACTGACCCATTCGAAGAAAGAGGAAGAGGAATTGCTTCAAATCGAAGAAGCATCCCCGTCCGAACAATTAAGAATGGTCTACGATATGTTTCTCCCAAGCTTGACCTATACACCGTTTACTCAATGGGCAAACATTATTGGCCAGCCGGCAATCAGTTTACCTGTTCATATGGGTGACAATGGACTGCCAATCGGCGTCCAGATTATGGCTCCAAAGGGAAGAGAGGATTGGCTATTAGGTTTAGCCGCACAAATGGAGGAATCTCCGATTTGGGTTGGATTGAAGGGGATGTAA